One stretch of Thermoprotei archaeon DNA includes these proteins:
- a CDS encoding XTP/dITP diphosphatase: MATIIFVTGNKNKVREVETFLKTFGIDITDVNLDIDEVQADDIEYIARRAAEDSYRFLKKALIVEDSGLYINALNGFPGPYSSYVYRTLGVNGILKLMSNVEKRDAIFKAAIAYADEKIVKVFVGEIRGKISFEPRGRGWGFDPIFIPDGSSKTFGEMDVNEKNIFSHRGKALLEFAKWFTAIHS, from the coding sequence GTGGCAACAATAATATTTGTTACTGGGAATAAAAATAAAGTACGTGAGGTGGAGACTTTTTTAAAAACGTTTGGTATCGATATAACTGATGTTAATCTTGATATAGATGAAGTCCAAGCAGATGACATAGAATATATTGCGCGACGTGCAGCTGAAGATTCCTATAGATTTTTAAAAAAAGCTCTCATAGTAGAAGATTCTGGATTATACATTAACGCATTAAATGGTTTTCCTGGACCATATTCTTCATATGTTTATAGAACTTTAGGAGTAAATGGCATACTTAAACTCATGAGTAATGTAGAAAAGAGAGACGCTATCTTTAAAGCTGCTATAGCTTACGCTGATGAAAAAATAGTTAAGGTATTTGTTGGAGAAATAAGGGGTAAGATAAGTTTTGAACCAAGAGGGAGGGGATGGGGGTTTGATCCGATTTTTATACCTGATGGATCATCGAAAACATTTGGAGAAATGGATGTAAATGAAAAAAATATCTTTTCCCATAGGGGTAAGGCATTATTAGAATTTGCTAAATGGTTTACTGCAATTCATTCTTAA
- a CDS encoding 30S ribosomal protein S15, with protein MNKNREKGKSHSTRPISPNENLIRKYRAEEVRSLIINLARKGHPPSMIGIILRDQYGIPLASLITGKSITQILKEENLAPQIPEDLVNLIKRAERVLRHLQEHPKDSKSLRGLESIISKINRLTKYYKREGILPQTWEHGITLPR; from the coding sequence TTGAATAAGAACCGCGAAAAAGGTAAATCACATAGTACACGACCTATCTCACCTAACGAAAATTTAATTAGAAAATATAGAGCTGAAGAGGTCCGTTCACTAATAATTAATCTAGCTAGAAAAGGACATCCACCATCAATGATTGGAATAATCCTACGTGACCAGTACGGTATACCTCTGGCTTCATTAATCACAGGGAAATCCATAACACAAATTCTTAAAGAGGAGAATCTAGCTCCACAAATCCCTGAAGATTTAGTAAACCTCATTAAACGTGCAGAGAGAGTTCTAAGACATTTGCAAGAACATCCCAAAGATAGTAAATCTCTCAGAGGACTTGAGAGTATTATCTCAAAAATTAATCGGCTAACCAAATACTATAAAAGAGAAGGCATTTTACCACAAACATGGGAACATGGCATCACATTACCACGATAA
- a CDS encoding DHH family phosphoesterase, with product MSYENLLSIINQAVDLLKKSNNVFIVSHFDADGLSSAIILASTVYRMRIPFQLRIVDQLDIDIMNNILSNSADTAILADFGSAISRKFSNEKTNKKVIIIDHHEIPEKDLPSWVLEINPHEYGFNGSVDVSSAGLSYLLAKHLDEKNIDLVRFALAGAIGDQQDQGPKKSFVSINSKIVNEGVESGYISVRVRLLLSGSPTTTPIVRAIANTTEPYLAGLSGDEQASYEFLKNIGINPEISGRLRTLAELNENELKLLASRLVLHILGYGGTAEQAENLYGHDYIYVKDNIIPSIRELSAFLNACGRLDMEWYPIEAFILGKIEQQNVVDIIGKHRQIIAKKLEILQNNADIITKGKWINAFKLEDVGDRMMGVITTIALNSRILGGSMVTVGITKSRTKPGYLKISARAPRELIEKGINVGKAISKVAEKVGGIGGGHDAAGGAQIPENSEKEFIEEFDEIIDKQIGGYHDTD from the coding sequence ATGAGCTATGAAAATTTACTTAGCATTATAAATCAAGCTGTAGATCTATTAAAGAAATCAAATAATGTTTTTATTGTATCACATTTTGATGCCGATGGATTGTCATCAGCAATAATTTTAGCCTCGACAGTCTATCGCATGAGAATTCCATTCCAATTAAGAATTGTTGATCAGCTTGACATTGACATAATGAATAATATACTATCCAATAGTGCAGATACAGCGATCTTAGCAGATTTTGGTAGCGCAATTTCCAGGAAATTTTCTAATGAAAAAACGAACAAAAAAGTTATAATAATAGATCATCATGAAATACCAGAAAAAGATCTTCCTTCATGGGTATTAGAGATTAATCCACATGAATACGGATTTAATGGCAGTGTTGATGTTAGTTCAGCAGGACTTAGCTACTTATTAGCTAAACATCTGGATGAAAAAAATATAGATCTTGTAAGATTTGCGTTAGCAGGTGCTATAGGCGATCAACAAGATCAAGGACCTAAGAAAAGTTTTGTATCAATTAATTCAAAAATCGTTAATGAAGGTGTGGAGTCTGGTTACATCTCTGTAAGAGTACGGCTTTTACTTTCTGGATCACCCACAACTACACCAATAGTAAGAGCAATCGCTAACACAACAGAGCCTTATTTAGCAGGGTTAAGTGGAGATGAGCAGGCATCATATGAATTCCTAAAAAACATTGGTATAAACCCAGAGATTTCAGGACGTTTAAGAACTTTGGCAGAATTAAATGAAAATGAATTAAAACTGCTGGCATCAAGACTAGTTTTACACATCTTAGGATATGGCGGGACTGCAGAGCAAGCAGAAAATCTCTATGGACATGATTATATATACGTAAAAGATAATATAATACCAAGCATAAGAGAACTTTCAGCTTTTTTAAACGCATGTGGCAGGCTTGATATGGAGTGGTATCCGATAGAAGCATTCATATTAGGTAAAATTGAACAACAAAACGTAGTAGATATCATAGGAAAGCATAGACAAATAATTGCTAAAAAACTTGAAATATTACAAAATAATGCTGACATCATAACTAAAGGTAAATGGATAAATGCTTTCAAATTAGAAGATGTTGGTGATAGAATGATGGGCGTAATAACAACAATTGCTCTGAACAGTAGAATACTTGGTGGATCAATGGTTACAGTAGGCATAACTAAATCTCGTACAAAACCTGGTTATTTAAAAATTTCAGCCAGAGCACCGAGAGAATTAATTGAAAAAGGTATAAATGTTGGCAAAGCAATCAGCAAAGTAGCTGAAAAAGTAGGCGGAATTGGCGGAGGACATGATGCTGCCGGAGGAGCGCAAATACCCGAAAATTCAGAAAAAGAATTCATAGAAGAATTCGATGAAATAATAGATAAACAGATAGGTGGTTATCATGATACAGATTAA